The Nicotiana tomentosiformis chromosome 9, ASM39032v3, whole genome shotgun sequence genome contains the following window.
TGACCAGTCATCTCATTTAcaaaatttttatttgaaaaattaatGAAGGTGACGACAACAAGGATCTCATCTTTAGTTTTCACTTGAATTGGTTACGAGTTGCTTTCTGGAATTGTTGCAACTTTGAATAATACTCTAGTCTAGATGAAAGCATCTCTCACAATTAAGATCGGTAACATTTTTTCCATGTATCTTATGATTTATTCGTTAACGTTTCATTTAATCACATTTCGAGCTCCTTCTTTGTTGTGACTGGAAATTCTAGAGTAACATGAGAAATTTACTTTTTGAATATGTTTGATATTAAAAGCAAACGGGATCTAAATCGAAGAAGAGTTGTATTTATTAGTTCAACCGGTAGTTGTGTTCTCTCATTTGCAAACACTGCATATAAACTTCTTTTTGATTCAAAATTAGTAGTACTAAATTGAAAAAAGGATTATAACGACCTTCAAAAAATTATTATATTAGCCTCACTTtccaaatgaaaaagaaaaagattttaaCTTTCTCGCACTAAGCGTgcatgatcacgcccaactatgccttataaaaaggactaagcggtcgttacaaatataatccggtttacaagtccggagtcgaatcccatagagaactaaggtttagctacaattattcaatattgctaagaaacacaagtccaaataatttcctagttaaaaagatttgatttttattgctactaattaactaacaaatattataaagcaaTTTCATCAGAGGTTCAGCAAGCACAAACATTCTCAGACCTAAGACCTATAAGTCTTAGCAATTTCATCAATAAGGTAATTTCAAGAGTGGTACATGACAGACCGGAGAAGATTCTACCATCACTAATATCTCCCAACCAATCTGGCTTTGTGAAAGGAAGGAgcatatttgaaaatattttactCACTCACGAGATAGTCACTGATATCAGACTGAGAGGCAAGCCAGCTAATGTGGTTATCAAGCTTGCTATGGCAAAAGAATATGACAGGGTGTCTTGGAATTACTTGATCCATGTGTTGAGGAAAATAGGATTTATTGAACACTTCCTCAAACTGATATGGAACTTAATTGCTAACAACTGGTACTCAGTCTTAATCAATGGTCAAGCTTCAGGATTCTTTAAGTCCAGCAAAAGAATCAAGCAAGGAGACCCTTTGTTCCCATCAGTGTTTATATTATCAGCAGAGGTCTTATCAAGCTCACTGAACAAAATTGTTTAAAGATAAGAAGTTTATAGAATGTGGAATGCCTAAGTGGACAGATCCTTTGAATCACCTAGCATATGCTGATGATACAATGATATTCTCATCCTCTGATCCATACTCCTTAATGAAAGTTGTTGAGGTATTAAAGCAGTATGAACACGTATCCGGTCAGTCGATAAACAAGTCCAAGAGCTCTTATTACACACATGACAAAGTGGCAAGGAATCTAGCTCATTCAGTTGGTTGTGTTACAAGTTTTAAAAAGGGAAACTACTTTCTTTTGGAGGAAATACAACTCTTATATCAAATGTGCTACAAAGCCTAACTACTCACATTCTTTCAGTTATGGATCCTCCTAAAAATTTCCTGGTGCACTTGCATAAGACTTTTGCCAGattcttttggagcacaaaggaagaaggAAGAAGCAGACATTGGAGCAAGTGGTTGAACACGTGTCTACCTAAGGAGGATGGAGGAATAGGGTTAAAGTCACTATTTGATGTATCCAAAGCACTATTTGCAAAACTATGATGGAGATTCAGAACCAACAAATCATTAtggtctaatttcatgtggaacaaatattacaaaaaagAAATGCATGCTGTGGTACAGTTCAGAAAAGGATCCCATGTGTGGAGAAAAATGTTAGAAACAAGAGAAGAGATTGAACATGAAATTCTCTTGGAACTAAATAGTGGTAACACAAGTGTTTGGCATGAGAACTGGATAGGCATTGGACCTCTATATCATGTACTCCCTCAAAACTTCAAcataaatgaagaaatacaagatgTAGCAGAATTAAGGAATGGTAATACCTGGGATCATCTAGCACTGGATCAAAACTTTCCAGAAGATATCTCAGACCACATCAGGCACAATGTGCCATTTGATCAGACTAGCGAAAAATGGGACACTCCTCAATGGATGCCAACAACATCTGGCAAGTTCTCTGTTAACAGTGCATGGAGGATTATGAGACATAGAGTAGCAAATAACACAGAATTTTGCAACTTGTGGACAAAAGGTTTACCTTTCAAAATATCTTTCTTTCTGTGGAGACTATGAAAAATGAAGATCCCCACTGATGATTTATGGAGAAGAAATGGATACATTATAGTCTCTAAATGCTGGTGTTACTCATCTCCAAATGAAGACTCCTACCAACACCTCTTCCTGAAGAGTGAAACAGCAGACAGAGTGTGGAAAACCTTCTTATAACCAGTTGGAATTATAATAAACATGGTACAAGTGCACCAAGTCATCAGAGCATGGTGGAATGAACTATGCTGCCTAAAGTTAAAGCCACTCTTCCAAGCAACTCCTGCCATTATAACTTGGGAACTTTGGAAAAGGAGAAACAAGATGAAACATGGGGGAGCTATCTCAGAAAAGAGTGTAATACATGAAGTAAACAAGACATTGTACTTCCTGGCAAGAGTTAGATATCCTTGGCTGACAAACATTTCAGTATTGTGGACAGATATGATCAAATATTTTGAGAGCTACAAGCCTTATGTAATTAGTAGAAGAATTATCTGGCAGTTGCCCAATGCAGGCTGGTTCAAATGCAACTCTGATGGAGCATCTAAAGGAAACCCAGGCCCTAGTTCATATGGCTACTGCATAAGAGATAGTGCTGGAGATTTGCTATATGATGAAGCTACAGACATAGGTCATTCAACCAACATAGTTGCTGAAGCAAAATGAATTTTACATGGCTTGTTATACTGTGTGAATAAACAGCTTCATCCTCTAATCATGGAAATTGACTCTCTACTAATGAAAAAGGTCATTGAAGAAGAATGGGACTGCCCATGGACAATAAGATATCAAGAACAACTACAATGTCAAgtttcaacatgtgttcagagaaggaAATGTTGTTGCTGACCTATTAGCTAGCTTGGTTTTTTCTTCTGCAAGTAACTCCATTTTTCACTCGTTCGAAAGCCTGCCTCTAGTAGCAAAGACACTCATCAACATGGACAAATCACAAATCCCTAAAATTAGGGTAAAGGTAGCAAAAAGGGTCTACCACACCGATTAAGATAATCAGTGCCACATTACAGGGATATATATTAGTTGTTATAAATACACAAGGCAACAAGTCTGTTATTAACAAAGAAACATAACCAGTGTGGGAATAACTTGAATATATCCACCAAGAGATCAACAAAAGATCACCAACAACAGATAATCTCCATCACTCACCAACCAATAAGTTTCACAGATCCCAGCACACACAGGAATCTGGGAGCACCATATTAATCCTTAATGTGTATGCTTCAGTGTGTAGGCATCAGAGAGTGCCAATAGGCAATTATACTAAGGGGTGCTAACAGTACAAACACTCACTACAACATCATCACACAGCAAGGAGCCAGACATAGGCATGAAATGGAGCTAATTACCAAAACACACATCATATTGGAGAATTCTCCCTCTTATTTGGCTGTTATATGTTGCAGGAGCTGGAAATGAGTCAATACTGGAGAAATTTCTGAACACTCACCAAAATCACAGCAGTATAGATCAGTACTACTGCTACAACATATAACATAACAACTAATTAAAATAGCACATCATCAACACATATAGCAATACCTCAGGACCTGTAAACTGGAAGCAGTTCTGCAATTCTGCTAAGTCTCAAGCAGCCAGAATCAATCAGCAATATGCTACCCTGAATCAGATATTAGAAGAAGTTACATCAGTGGAGAAAGTGTAAAGCCAAGCCTCTTCAGTGCTCCCAAAAGACACATACCTGGGAGCACACAACCCCATTCTTAATTTTGGTTGCTTCCTTGTACAAGTACCAAACAGAGAACAACATAGAATAGTGTGGCCACTCGAGCAGATAAGCACATCAATACTTGTCTACAATTCAAATTCAGTAAGAAGCAGATTCTGTAGCAATATTTCAGCACTGCCTCTGCAACATATAACATCAACAGAGCTAGAAGATATCATCACACTTTCTGTATAACTATCAACTACTAACAACAAGGCAGCTCTCAATACACAATAGTGCGCAACAACATGGATACTGGACTTCTGGAACTAGAGCAATGGTTCAACTGTATCTGCACACAAGCTGTAAACTGCTACTAAACAAGGCAGCTCTCAGTATACAAAAGATCGAAATGACAACTGGAGTACATCAGCTCTCACCAAATGCTACAAAACTGCTGCTTCATGTTGGTATTAATATAGTATAGTGTTTTGTCCTTGTCCAATGGTATTAGTGTGCATGCATGCTCAGTCTGGAGATGTGAGAACACTATATTGACCTTATATCACAAAGCATGCAGTACTGTATTCGGTATGCATCAAAGGGGAAAAACGTACTGCCATTACTCTTTACAACATGGAGTTACCAACAGGGAAGACCTATAACTACAAAAGAGGAAAAAACAGACTCACAGCTTCTGTACAACAACTGCCAGCTGCTTATGTTCAGCAAGAGGAATGATCTGCTGCAACATAAGTATAAGGCTGCACATATGGTCAGCCTTGTGGTTTTACATGGCATGCTACAAAACTGTTGTTTGAATATTTCTATAGTATAGTGCTTTATCATTGTCCAGTGGTATTAGTATGCACACATGCTCAATCTGGAGATGAGAGAACACTACATTGTCCTAATAGTTCAAGCTCGCAATACTATGACTTTGCTGCATTCATCAACTGCATGCACAGTCCTCACTGGAAAACCATTTGAAGATACAGTGAAGCAACAATGCTGCTGAAGTAATGCAGGCCCAAACTTGAGATGTCCAAGCTGATCTACCTCACAACTAATGGATTATACATACCTATTCATTTGGATTGCAACAAAAGGCACCGGGTGAGAGTTTTAGAAGTTCTAAAAGGAATTGTTTGCAACTGGAATGTGAATTCATTGTCATCGGTAACAATTGGATGTTTTAAATTAACATTTGTGTACTTTTCAATTTTCATTATGCTTCTGCTACATGATAGCAATAGCCATTGGATCTCTATGTCGTATTGTTTATTTGTTGAACAATTTGTTATTTTTACCCAATTTGGAATTTGTTATATATAACAGCTACTAGGTGATAACCTAGTAGAATATTtgccaaaaaaaaattataaagcagtaaaattatcaactaacaaggatgaaattggagacaagcctaaggaggtctagagttatattttcccaattgtcagaatccttcccgctacgtcttatataatttcgcctaagtattctctaccaatcgtgagtactttggttgtcgtAGCTCTTTctcgagtaactaccacaatttactagacgtattctctcgaactatgcTAGCTGACACTAATttaccgctcactacgatcgcaccaaggcttGTTATCACTAATCCCACCTTTAACCCCTCTGTATTgat
Protein-coding sequences here:
- the LOC138899031 gene encoding uncharacterized protein — protein: MHAVVQFRKGSHVWRKMLETREEIEHEILLELNSGNTSVWHENWIGIGPLYHVLPQNFNINEEIQDVAELRNGNTWDHLALDQNFPEDISDHIRHNVPFDQTSEKWDTPQWMPTTSGKFSVNSAWRIMRHRVANNTEFCNLWTKGLPFKISFFLWRL